One genomic window of Motacilla alba alba isolate MOTALB_02 chromosome 1, Motacilla_alba_V1.0_pri, whole genome shotgun sequence includes the following:
- the CNMD gene encoding leukocyte cell-derived chemotaxin 1, translated as MAEGSEKVPIARVGPEDVELCLPPAYAAAAPPGPGRLLKAGAAVLIAGALLLLAGAIGAFYFWKATERQVYNVHYTMSINGKVQDGSMEIDAGNNLETFKTGSGSEEAVEVHDFQIGITGIRFAEGEKCYIKAQPKAHIPEVDAMAKASLSSELEDEIMPVRFDKNSLIWVAADEPIKHNSFLSPKILELCRDLPIFWLRPTYPKDNQRRQMKRNKRQSEPNFDEEDLEAASEEVNPRSRTVQLTQELGHQANETRPMGQETDQTFNPDNPYNQLEGEGMAFDPMLDHLGVCCIECRRSYTQCQRICEPLMGYQPWPYNYQGCRTACRIIMPCSWWVARIMGVL; from the exons ATGGCAGAGGGCTCCGAGAAGGTGCCGATCGCCCGAGTGGGGCCCGAAGAtgtggagctgtgcctgcccccC GCGTACGCGGCGGCCGCgccccccgggccggggcggctGCTGAAGGCCGGGGCCGCGGTGCTGATCGCCGGggccctcctgctgctggccggGGCCATCGGCGCCTTCTACTTCTGGAAAGCCACGGAGCGGCAG GTGTACAACGTCCACTATACTATGAGTATTAATGGAAAAGTACAAGATGGATCAATGGAAATAGATGCTGGAAACAACTTAGAGACATTCAAAACAGGAAGTGGGAGTGAAGAGGCAGTTGAAGTCCATGATTTTCAGATC GGCATAACTGGGATCCGTtttgctgaaggagaaaagtgTTACATCAAAGCTCAGCCAAAAGCTCACATCCCTGAAGTTGATGCTATGGCTAAAGCGAGCCTCTCATCTGAGCTG GAAGATGAAATCATGCCTGTGAGATTTGACAAAAACTCCCTTATCTGGGTGGCTGCAGATGAGCCTATCAAGCATAACAGCTTCCTAAGCCCCAAAATTTTAGAGCTTTGCAGGGATCTTCCAATTTTCTGGCTGCGACCAACATATCCCAAAG ATAACCAGAGGAGACAAATGAAGAGAAACAAGCGCCAGTCAGAACCAAACTTTGATGAGGAAGACTTGGAAGCTGCTTCTGAAGAAGTAAACCCCAGGTCACGCACCGTGCAGCTGACTCAAGAGCTTGGCCACCAGGCTAATGAAACCAGGCCAATGGGACAAGAAACAGATCAAACATTTAATCCAGACAACCCATACAAC cagctggaaggcGAAGGGATGGCTTTTGACCCCATGCTGGATCACCTGGGCGTGTGCTGCATTGAGTGCCGGCGCAGTTACACCCAGTGCCAGCGGATCTGCGAGCCCCTCATGGGCTACCAGCCGTGGCCTTACAACTACCAGGGCTGCCGCACCGCCTGCCGCATCATCATGCCCTGCAGCTGGTGGGTCGCTCGTATCATGGGCGTTCTGTGA